A genomic segment from Dermatobacter hominis encodes:
- the otsB gene encoding trehalose-phosphatase, which translates to MGVPDALEPFRTHAADALVAFDFDGTLAPIVDDPEAAAPMDGVAAALERLAARFGEVAVISGRPLAFLERWFPEPSGVTLVGLYGLEARRLGERADHPTSGVWRETMADVAGLARMKGPEGMDIELKGLSITLHYRRRPELEGEVIAWAEQIAGPTGLRARPAKMSVELHPPIDEDKGTVLQRLAGSHTGPVLFAGDDLGDVPAFQVLDELRAAGRGVLAVVVDGPEVPGALRDRADLLVDGPAAVADLVLALGT; encoded by the coding sequence GTGGGCGTCCCCGACGCGCTCGAACCGTTCCGCACCCACGCCGCCGACGCGCTGGTCGCGTTCGACTTCGACGGCACGCTCGCGCCGATCGTCGACGACCCCGAGGCCGCGGCCCCGATGGACGGCGTGGCCGCCGCCCTCGAACGGCTGGCGGCCCGCTTCGGCGAGGTCGCCGTCATCTCGGGCCGGCCGCTCGCGTTCCTCGAGCGCTGGTTCCCCGAGCCGTCCGGCGTCACGCTCGTCGGGCTCTACGGGTTGGAGGCGCGACGCCTGGGCGAGCGGGCCGACCACCCGACCTCGGGCGTGTGGCGCGAGACGATGGCCGACGTCGCCGGGCTGGCGCGCATGAAGGGCCCCGAGGGCATGGACATCGAGCTCAAGGGCCTGTCGATCACGCTGCACTACCGGCGTCGCCCCGAGCTCGAGGGCGAGGTCATCGCCTGGGCCGAGCAGATCGCCGGGCCGACCGGCCTGCGGGCCCGACCGGCGAAGATGAGCGTGGAGCTCCACCCGCCGATCGACGAGGACAAGGGCACCGTCCTGCAGCGGCTCGCCGGCTCGCACACCGGCCCCGTGCTGTTCGCCGGCGACGACCTCGGCGACGTCCCCGCCTTCCAGGTGCTCGACGAGCTGCGGGCGGCGGGTCGGGGCGTGCTCGCCGTCGTGGTCGACGGGCCCGAGGTGCCCGGCGCGCTCCGGGACCGTGCCGACCTGTTGGTCGACGGACCGGCCGCCGTCGCCGACCTGGTCCTCGCCCTCGGCACCTGA